The Komagataeibacter sp. FNDCR2 nucleotide sequence ACCTGCCCCGTCCCGACATCGTCCCCTTCGTTGAAACCGAGTTCGGTAATCCGGCCGGGATACTTCACCGCCACGTCGATACGCGCCAGTTCCAGCCGCCCGTTGGCGCGCGCCAGCCCCTCGGGCAGGGCGCCGCGGTGCTGGACCACATACCACCCCGCACCCACCGCCATGACCACCACGGCCAGCCCGGCGCCAAGCATACCCTCCCGCCATTTCATACCGGCAGCATCTCCTTGCCCTGCGCGCGAGGCGGTACCTGCGGGAAAGGGGATCGCCCCTTCATGCGCGTGCGTACCGGGCCCGCGCGGAAATTCTGTCATAACGTGTCATATCAACCCGTTCCGTGCAATTGACGCCGGGGCTGATTCTATGGCGCGCCATCGGCGGCGGTACCGTCTTCCTTCATCACGTCCTCGGCCTGGTGCAGGACCTGCGCCAGCATGTCCATCATCGCCTGCGCCCCGCCGTGGGGAAGCCCGCCCAGCACGCGGGCTTCCATCGCCGCGCATATATGATGGAGGGCCGCGCATTTCTGCCGGCCACGGCGGGTCAGAACCAGGCACTTGGCCCGCCTGTCATCATGGTCGGGGCGGCGTTCGACCAGCCCTTCCTCCTCCAGCAGGTCGAGCACGCGCACCAGCGCGGAGCTGTCGGTATTCATCGCATCGGCCAGCGCGCGCTGGCTGACGCCGGTGGGCAGCATCATGAGATAGGCAAGCGGGCGCATCATGGCCAGGCTCATGCCCTCCGTCCGCAGGGCGCGATCCAGCAGCAGGCGCCACGTATTGGCCAGCCGCATGGTGAGGAACGTCATCCTCATGTCCTGGAAACCGGTGCCCTCGATATCAGGCAGTGGGGAACGCCCCGGCATGTGAATCTCCTGCGGGTGAACGACCCGGTGGCAGGGCCTTCATGCGCCCGATAGCATGCCGGACGCGGCGGATCATGACCCATTTACGCGATACCTGCCCGGCGGCGGAAACGGGTTTGGCCGATATAATTGACATGGCACTAATTGTCATACAATAAATATCCGGATCCATACCCCTTTATCTTCCCGTGGCATGCGTTATCAGGTGCTCCGCATGCCGCCGCCGGGAGTCTGCCGCCAGATGTTGTCCAGCCTTATGCGCATCTTTTCCAGCGATGCCCGATGGGCCGCCCAGTGCACCACGGCGGCCTACAGCGCGCGTGCGCTCCTGTCCGTCGGGATCGCGCTGTTCCTGGCGTTCAGCTTCCAGCTCCAGTCCCCCATGAGTTCGGTCACCACCGTCATGATCGTGGCCAACCCCGTCGTGGGGGCGCTGGTGTCCAAAAGCGTGTGGCGCGTGATCGGCACCATTATCGGCGCGTCCATAAGCGTGGGGCTCATGGCGGTGTTCGTGCAGTCGCCGGTGCTGTATTTCATGGGGCTGTCACTGACGGTGGGCATGGCCTGCATGGCCGCGACCTTCCTGCGGCTGTTCCGGGCCTATGCCGCGGTGCTGACGGGCTACACCATCGTCATCATCTCCGCCCCCGCGTTTGACGATCCCGACGGCATCTTCCTCAGCGCCATGTCGCGCCTGGCCGCCGTGGTGGTGGGAATCGTGACCACGGCGGCGGTGTTCATGGTCACCTCCCCCCGCCGCTCGGACACCCTGTTCGAGCAGATCCACGACCTGTTCCGCGATACGGTCAGCTATATCCTGTCGTTCCACCAGGGCTACAGCACCGTGCCCGCGCCGAACCCGGACGCCCCCCCCGCCAGCACGTTCCGCACGCTGCCCCCCACGTTCCATGATAGCCGGGCCGCCATGCTCGGCCGGATCGCGCGCCTGTCGGACGCGGTGGAATACGCCGCGACGGATAATTACGACATAAGCGTGCGCCAGCGCGAAATCCGCGCGGGACTTGCGCGGCTGTCGGGCATCGTCGCCTCGTACCATCCCCATACCGTCACCGCCTCCAACACCGAGGAAGACCGCATGGTGCATGGGGAGATCGTGTCCATGCTCCAGTATCTCATGGATCTTACCGCCGGTCATGCGCTGGAAACCGTATGGACCAGCGGCTGCGCGCGCATAGGCCAGACCCGCGCCATCATGATCGCCCATGCCCGCAACAGCCATTCCCCCCAGTCGCTCCTGTTCCTTGATGACATCCAGGACCTGCTGGGCCAGATCGAAACGGCGTTGCAGGATCTTGCCCGTCGCGGCAGCGCGGGGCGGCGGCTGCGGCTCCAGCCCTATCTGGAATGGCCCACGGCGCTGCGCAACGGCGCGCGCGGGGCGACCATCACGATGCTGACGACACTGGTCTGGTACGTCCTGCACTGGACGGCAGGCCCGACGATGATGCTGTATGTGGTGGCCGCCGCCAGCCTGCTGTCCACCCTGCCCTCCGCCTCACGCGCGTCGGGGCTCATGGCGGCGGGGACGGCGCTGGGAATACCGGCGGGGCTGCTATGCCATATCTACCTGCTGCCGCAGGTGGACGGCTACCCGCTGCTGTGGCTGTCACTATGCATCATGCTGCTGCCGGGGGTGTGGCTGCAGTTCCACCCGAAGGTGGGGGTCGGGGCCTTTGGCTACTGCGTCTTCGCCACCGTGATGCTCCAGATCAACAACCCGATCCATTATTACAACGACATAAGCCTGTTCAACGGCTGGCTGGCGCTGTTCCTGGGCTGCTGCATGCTGGTCCTGTCCTTCCGCGTGATCCTGCCGCCCAACCACCGGCTGGATGCCGCCCGCCTTGTCAGTTCGCTGACGCGCAGCCTGCGCAGGCTGGCGCTGTCGGGCCGCAGGCAGGGCAAGGAATGGCTGGTATGGGAGAACCTGCAACTCCAGAAGGTACTGCGGCTGGCGATGCGCCTGTCGTTTTTCGCCCGGCCGGGAATGATGCACCAGTATATCGACGCGGCGCTGGCCACGCTCTCGCTGGGGCGTCTGGTGGAACGTATCCGCACCATCGCGGAAAGCCCGGAGATTACCGGCGGCCAGCAGGTGGCCATTTACGATGCGCTCGACGCCTTTTCCGAACTGGCGCACAACCCGCTGCTGACCGCGACGGCGCTGCGGCATGCCGCGTACATCCTCTGCCCGCCCGACGCGATCACCCTGCGCCCCGCCGCCCAGGTCGAGGCCATGGCCTGCCTGGAACAGGCCGCGCGGATCATCCGGGACATTCCCGGCTTTCTCGACCAGCGCGGCCCGCTGCAATGGGACGAGAACTATCCCGCCGCCCATCGCCCGCCGCTTGCCGCCGTCAGGCCGGAAGCCGGCTGAGGACGGAGAACGACACGGCGTCCATGACGGTCGTGTCCACCTCGTCACCCACCTTGAGTGTCTTGAGGAATTCCTGCATCGGCTTCTGGCGCACCAGCACGACGCGGGTAATGTCGTCGGGATCGACGAAGGTAACCTGATTGC carries:
- a CDS encoding MarR family winged helix-turn-helix transcriptional regulator; this encodes MPGRSPLPDIEGTGFQDMRMTFLTMRLANTWRLLLDRALRTEGMSLAMMRPLAYLMMLPTGVSQRALADAMNTDSSALVRVLDLLEEEGLVERRPDHDDRRAKCLVLTRRGRQKCAALHHICAAMEARVLGGLPHGGAQAMMDMLAQVLHQAEDVMKEDGTAADGAP
- a CDS encoding FUSC family protein, with the protein product MRYQVLRMPPPGVCRQMLSSLMRIFSSDARWAAQCTTAAYSARALLSVGIALFLAFSFQLQSPMSSVTTVMIVANPVVGALVSKSVWRVIGTIIGASISVGLMAVFVQSPVLYFMGLSLTVGMACMAATFLRLFRAYAAVLTGYTIVIISAPAFDDPDGIFLSAMSRLAAVVVGIVTTAAVFMVTSPRRSDTLFEQIHDLFRDTVSYILSFHQGYSTVPAPNPDAPPASTFRTLPPTFHDSRAAMLGRIARLSDAVEYAATDNYDISVRQREIRAGLARLSGIVASYHPHTVTASNTEEDRMVHGEIVSMLQYLMDLTAGHALETVWTSGCARIGQTRAIMIAHARNSHSPQSLLFLDDIQDLLGQIETALQDLARRGSAGRRLRLQPYLEWPTALRNGARGATITMLTTLVWYVLHWTAGPTMMLYVVAAASLLSTLPSASRASGLMAAGTALGIPAGLLCHIYLLPQVDGYPLLWLSLCIMLLPGVWLQFHPKVGVGAFGYCVFATVMLQINNPIHYYNDISLFNGWLALFLGCCMLVLSFRVILPPNHRLDAARLVSSLTRSLRRLALSGRRQGKEWLVWENLQLQKVLRLAMRLSFFARPGMMHQYIDAALATLSLGRLVERIRTIAESPEITGGQQVAIYDALDAFSELAHNPLLTATALRHAAYILCPPDAITLRPAAQVEAMACLEQAARIIRDIPGFLDQRGPLQWDENYPAAHRPPLAAVRPEAG